The window ACTGAAATGGGGAATAATAAAAATCTGTAATTTTGTTAGGGACATAATCAAACAATCTTCATGATACAGATGTTAGTTAACACTTTGGGGATAGACTTGGGGATTTTTCATTGCCAAGaacatttttaagcatttaaCCATTAAATCTTATATGATGATAGAGCACATATTATTCTTTGGACCCACATCTCAGCTCTTTCCATTCCCTGTATCCCTTGAAAAAAGTCACTGTTTTCCTAAACATTTACTACACAATTACTTTGTTACTAAGTTATTCCACTTatgtttattttatgcatttttttgtCACCTACCTCATAAACCAAAGGACCATAGATTGTGAGAAAGCTGAAATCAGTTCTAGAACCCTACTAAATTGCTCCTTCAGTAGATGGCCAACATACAAGTTTATGCTCTTCTTTAAAACTTGATGTACATTAGGCTCACAAGAGTTTTTTCAGCAAGAGGATCAAACTACAAATATAAACTACAAATTACAAATATGAAATCAGTGTTACTAAGGAAACTTCTATTTGCCtttaatataagaaaacaataattGAAAACTCAAGAGACTATATATAATACCCTCTATTTGAGCGGTAACATTGTCTTTGTTACTGTTTCTTTCTGATCCACACACAACATTGTCATGAATTATAAGAATCTTTGAATCTCCGAACGGAAACAAGATAAcaccaaacattttaaataccACCGGTGTTCAAATTCATCTCATAAAATCAGAAGTCAGTTTAATGGAAACACACAGTAACTGAAAATTAACTTTTTGCCAAGAATATGTCATAGCCAGTTCTtaaaattttctcaaaattaCACCACgattttatttaattctactCAACACATTATGAGTTTCTTCACAGAAATGGAATGACAGTAGTCTCCTTGACAGCAAACAATAAAGAGTACATTATTATTTTCCAATATgtgtcttccttctccttcttataCCATCCACCttctaaaaaatgtaaatattagaaagaaaggtaaagaaatctAGCAGCTGGCAAGTTTTTGTTCTCAGTGAGGACATTCTTGAAGTTTGTAATGCTCCAGACATTGAAGGATTATATGCTAACTAGGGAAAACACAGGAAAACGGTAATAAACATTGTAGAATAATCCACAGGAACCACGTTAGGTCTCAGTGTAGCTTTATTCTAGTATCCCATAATAAATGGAATTATTCTGTCCCAGACCTCTGCTTGAGCATCACACTTTCTTCTATAGGGTAGAGAATTTTCCAGAGAAAAATTCTAGCTTTATTCCACCTTGAAATTAAAACTAGTTCTCTTCATTTATGCTTAATGGAATATAcctatttgtaaaattatatgcTGGCTTCACCATACAATGTTACACAAAGCTGGAGCTAAGTAGCGTGAGGGATTCTGCTGAGCATTTTATTCCGGTAAGTTTTCATGTGACAAAGAAagttatagtttttctgtctcaaaaatatataaataaatgcagcCATATGCTGCAACAATCTTTATATTATAATGGATTTTACAGTATCCTAGTCCCCCTTCTGTTCAGATGTATATCTTTTTGAAAGAGAATTCAAAGtgggaaaaatcaaaaagaagaaaactaccaGGCTTAAGCCTACTTTTACTCCCATCTTTCAACTTCTTACATGTGACTCTTAAATGCAGAGCTTCATTAAAATACTTAACATAAACTAGACAAATGTgcaagtgtgtatatatacacaaagactTCACGTTTACATTCACAAATGAAGAACTAATTCAAAGACATACAAAGACACAATGAATCCTTGAAATCATGTGACGGTATATGTATCCACAGTTatacataaatgtttatggacACACTTTCCAACATGTTTCCATTAGTGACTAAAAGTCAAGTGCTTTAACTCtttcctctccaaaatttattttaatatcactaaatttttaaaaatcaagcacTTTAAATAAGTTTCCTAAACTGAAGTCACTTAAGAAATACAATGTTAATTAAAAGCCGAAGAAACCATAAAAGAATGTTAAGTATCTTTCATATAGTTTAGATAGTAATATATGACTTTCTTGCAAGAATTCATAACATCATTATATATACGCAAAACATGTCATGAATTTATTCTGAAGAATTTACTACCAAATAATAGATACTTTTCCCCAACACTGTGATGAATACTTTCCCAAATGTATCTAAATTTCCAAAATGAATTGTAAACTTATTTGAAAATCCATACAAAATATCTTTTTCACTAAATAACATAAGAGCTTTGCACCttactttaaacatattttgataaGACTAAATTGTGAATAAGATTtggccaaaaatattttaactgcATATCCAACAAAAATTGATGGTCTATGAACGTCAAGAAccaaaataatgcaaaaattaaTATCATCAATCTGTTCTCAATATTGCCCCCTAAATgtaaatggtcatttttttttagcttccatTGGTTAACTGATAGTTTTATAAGTAAAAAAttgattgatattttttaaaaaaataaatgttacatttaaatataaaatagaggtaAACATAAAAATctcttcagttttcctttttttccccttggaaatGAAATTGCTCAGAAGACCTCAAATAGCATGGATAGAAAATTAACAACTATATTTCCCTCTGACGTGCTAAGAGTTATTACTGATGTGTCTACTTGGGTATTTCAAAGGAATTGCAAGTAGTTGTTTGTTAATCTGTTCTGCAATTTTGTTCACATTTATTTGTTTAGAACCAAAATCCTAACACATAATAAGCTATAATTAACAATTCTGATGAATTAAGTTGTCATTGTATGGAATATATACTTGTCAGTGTGTGATACAAGATTCTGTGCAGtgtttataatgtaaaaatatctGTGTAAGTATGTGAATACTTTTACACCTAGTGAgataagcactttgtaaatgtttAGGTATCATACCTTTACTTTTCACAGTGAGATGAgtacaaatatttaaaatcatgatGTGCAAATAAAATACACAGTTTAGAAGACTGAATAATGCAAAAACTAGTAAATACCTCATTTTTCTGCACTTGAACTTTatcatatatatagtatgttaAGACTATTTTATATTACTGTCTTAATTATGTACATTTTCTCTAGATGTGGCTCAATTTTAAATGTAAGGCATATTGCTCCAAGAGTATACTAAAAATTACTTGAACAAAATGAGAGATCCTCACTGTATAATGTCAtcatagtttatattttttagaCTTGTTGGTTTGGGAAATTATGGCCTTAATGGCcaaattttatatgtgtgtgcatgtgtgtgtgtatgcgcgcGCGCGCTTTGCTGGACTTTTAGAAACCCTTCATGTCGCCTCAGATAGgcaaaataaagacagaaacttAAACATACAATGCATGTGGTTTATGGCTGTTATATATGGATGCATGCTTAAGTGTTATAATGCtcaaagtaataacaatgattGCTTATGAAGTTCAGCAAATTTATCTCAAATGGTAGAAATGTGTCCAATGTTTTCTATAATACCAAATTTCTTATCTTCCAATAAATTGCCTTAATTATACATTAAAGTTTACAGATGAAAGGCATTTATTGAAttcaaaaagtcaaagaaaaatcagaagtatTTTTGATACATTTATAATCAATTGcccatttttatcttcaaaacgttaaatgaaatatttttagcttttaattttcaaaaaatcttaGTGATTGAACTTATAAACTGAAAGTTAACTTTTATTAAAACATTGGAAGTATTTTCCATAGACTATTCCTATCATATCAATTACCTAGATACCTAGTTGGTGTATTATGCTGCTTTATGAAATATGACATACAGCAAGTCTCAAAACCAGTATTACAAGCTTAGCAAATAAGATCACATTTTGGTGACGCAGAGAATTCATCACCTTAGGGAAAACTACTTGGGTTAGAGAAGAGTCACCTTTATAGGTttcatattatatctatataacaCTTTTGGATGAGAGAATTGTAAATCATAACATTTAAAAGCCACAAAGGAGATGTACTGTACTATCTctctatctacatacatatatgtgtgtgtatgtatgtatatatatatatatatatacatacacacacacatatatatatatatattataaatgcagCCTCAGTGGCCAATTAATTGCTTTCTTCAACAAAAGCTTGGTTTTTTAAGAAGAGACATTAATGGGACCCTGACATAATGGAGATTTTTGTCATTTCAGTACATTCAGAGATTAAATTAAGTATCATTATCTAAATGATGAATCCTCTACTTTATATGCTATATGCACACCAAGGCTGTAAACTTTATAAAATAGGTCATAAACATACTTAAAAGCATTCACATTTGAATACTGCAAATACTTAAGGTAAAGTATTTTTAAGGCTGGTTTACCTCATACTGCATCTATATTATCTAGAGAATAtagatgtattatatataatatacaagatatacaaatatataattatataaatatgcatatatgtcacaaatgacttaaaaatctttcaaatatcatGATCATTTCAGACATATTCATATGTTTACACTGTTAGATCACCCCTTACTTTAGAAGTATGGTACTGccaactgccaaaaaaaaaaaaaaaaaaaaaaaaaaagaagtacacAAATCAAAATATGTTACCTTTGTTCAAACAATACTGCTGTTCATTACATAATAGAAACTGTTTTCCTTAATCTCTCAGGAACTGAGATACTGGTAGATTCTTGGAGTAGTAGAGATTCGGAATGGTTTCAGGCAAAACTGAAGCATATTGTTAAATTAAATCTTAAGGGGAGAGGTTCTTTTGCATACAATTGATGAATTTTTGTGTCATTTTCTGAAAGTTTCACATCCCCACAAACAcataggcacacacacacatagacattcACATACCATTTCAGTAAACAAATAGCTAGTATTAAATCTACAATTTTCTCCTGCCCCTTCCCCCAAGTCATTATtagtttttgatctgatttttcaaaataacaaaccaacattcattaaattaaaagaaatgttgGGCAAACAGTGCTTAAAACTGATGTTTGGAAactcaaagcaaaataaataaataaataattcctaCCTAACTAAAACAAACCATTAGTACATTGCACTACTGGTGTAAACTATAAAAAGCTGAAGAACTTAAGTTGGCACCCCCTCCCCATGACTTTCTTGGTAAAGCTGTGGTTATCAAATATTCAGCTTTCCagattttacaatttttaaagtttgtggtggatatgaaaagaaaaagataagaaccacataatatataaattcagAGTCTGAAGGCTTTTCTGCACACAATAAGTCATTTTGTGCATATTAAGTTCCTTTAACAATAATACCAACTACTATTATTgttaaaatatcttttacatttttctttaattctgcaTAACAGCTAATTTTCAGATTATAGGATGTCTCAAATGTACTTAtggaaacaaaccaaaaagaactttataaaattaaatttgggGTTAAAATTAGACACGGTACAAATTTGTATAAGGGTTTAAATCCCAAAATGGGCTAACATGAAAAATTTtgctactaatttttttttttttatccatcaCATGGGGTGGGGCACCTCTGTTCAAGGGTGGAGTATCTCCATTTAAAGGAAAAACTGGCCCAAGTTGATTTGGCCTTTGAAAGTCCTTTCATCTTGCCAATTTATGAAGTTGTCTTGACGTCAATTAACATCACCTAGGTGTTTCTTGTCATACTCATACTTAACTGGAGAAAAGTTCTACTTGGTTGAGGAAGACCAATAGGAGatgaaaaagcaataaataaaatgagggtTTTTAAAAGCCTAGGAAATAACTAAATACAAATACATCATCTATGATGTAAAAACAAGTGGGAAAGCACTACTAGTAAAAATGCTACTCTCTTGTTTgttaatgctttctttttttaaatatgtcatAAGAAATGCCGCATGCTTTCCTTCTTCTGCacttaaaaatcattaatatcACAGACTCACTAACAGGTGGAACATTCCTGTACAGAAATATACTCACTAAGTTGTCAATACGGttaacattaatttatttatcttgaataaaataaaacaaatggttTCTCCAAATGAAAAGATGAGAATGAAGCTCTAATAGTCACCAAAAAACCAAATCCCCAAACTGTTAAGTTACTGTAACCTGAAATGCACCAGCCATCACAAAGAGCAATTGGAGAAATCCAGCAGAGCTCAGCAGGAAAGATTTTTAATAACAGattgaaaaacaagaataaaaataactgCATCAACAGAGCCTTTCTTCCTCAGGCCACAAGCCCGTTtttacttgaattaaaaaaaaaatggtattttggCCACTAAAACCAATCCAGAACATTATTAAAAGTTAAAAGCTACCAATTACTTCTGTCTGTTCTTTTAAAGCAAAGTTTGGCATTACGTCAGTTGgtttaaagaaaacaagaaagagagaaagaaagagtaggAGAGAAAGTTTCCTGCTTGTATAAACTAAACCACCAGGGAAGGTGTCTAGCCACTTGTAAAGTATTTACTGCAGGTTTTTAAAGAgttagaaacattttaaaaattgaaagtttttattaaaagcatttaggaaaaaattatcttaatttgttgattttttttttaagtaaaagatcGTTTATATATCAATGACAACTTCTGCAgcacaaaataaaatctaataatgCTTTCAAAACTTATCCAATTCATAGATAAGTTAAAATGAGTATGATATTTGAGGCTCTACTTTAGAAAATGAAAGCtggacagaaataaaaatattcactGTAGAACGATTTGCAGGTATCTCGCCGATTCTTTTAACCTAACTCTTGTTAATTCATATGAATTCTCTTTCTCTAGAAACTTTTATAAAATCAGTTCTTCATCTACCATTAGCACAAATAACACTGCCTAATTTATACTACTTCAAGCTTTTAGTGATACAATTTAGAAGACCAAGAACTTATTTCACCTATAATCTCACACTCAGCTGGATGACAGTTCAATGGATGAGCATATTAGTGTTACTAAAGCAATAATATGAACATATTTCCAACAATGCCATATTTACATTTCAAGCAAATAAAGAAATGGTTTATGGATTTGACTTATATGCGTCTTTTTACAATgcgaaattttaaaaaagttttccccCCATTGAAATATTGAACATTTAATAGCTGCAAGTTAGTTTAAAGTTTTTGAGCATGAGGATGGTAATGCTAACTTTGGCCctttttgagttacaaatttctagggtttttcagttttatatgtATCTAAATTGTAGGTGTGCTTAGTGAGAAAAAATTTCTATTCCTAATTGTCAAAGCTAATGTAAATCTATTATAACATCCTATGGGGAATATTAGCATTCCAGAAATCATTATAatgatactattaaaaaaaagaattaatctcTTTCTTTAAGTTCATTGCAAAGGACAACTATTTTACttatcatatgtgtgtataaaaatagTAACACAAGGTCTAAATATGCTGTAActaatttctccaaagatcaacagACCATTATTTACaaggagaataaaaaggaaataaaatttagaattcatcatcaatatcattaataattttgaatacagctgaaagggaagaggggaaggtaaATCTTGTTTGACATCTAAATGAAGTTTTAACAACAGAAGAAAAACCTATAAAAATTTCTGTGAATACTTGCTTGCTTTTATCAACCTGATTTTGACTTGCGAGGTATAATAGTTGGGACAGAAATTTCTGAGTTTATAGTTTCCTATGCCTGCCAAAAAAGATCCAGACTACCACACTAGTTGTCCTACGAAAACTAAATTAAGCAAAGGCAAATAGCAACTGGAAAGCTGTCAGTCTGTCAATGAATGGCTTCATTTTACACACTAGAAGAATATCTTAATCAGAGTATATTTCATTTGTGAGCCACTGATTACATTTCAAGTTTATCATTTATCCaagctttttcctctttcctttaagCCTATACTTCAGCAACCTGCTCATAACTTTCATAAagtttttctgttattgttataCTCAAAAGCCTTATTGTAGTTTCATCATGAGTACAACTAACAAAAAGTGAATTGTTTTAAATCAAAATGATTACTTCTAAAACCTGATATTTAAAATTTGTCATTAATTTCATACCAATTTCAAAATAGGTATTAAGAGAGTTCCTATAACATGTctctattacttaaaaaaaaaaattaccacctAACCTTTCAGCTGTGTCTATTTACTTGAATAAAGATGGTAAGACAAGAGTTTAACTAAAACAATACATGTTTGAGGTGGCTTAATATAAATCTGCAGATCATTAACTGCAAATTTTGAATTACCTCTTtgcatgatataaaaaaaaaaagaaatagaattgtaacactatgattttaaaaagcatctttTGCTACAGATGCATTCACTCCCTTCTCCTGAGGATTACAAaagtaaatttatataatatggaCATATTGATGTACTCAAAAATTTATTAGTTACGTACCACACAAATTATATCGAGGCTAAAGACTGGAAATAAGCAAGAACTTATATTATTCAGTAAAGATTCAGACTCATCTGTATTTGACCTGTTGTCTTTTGTGCAAGTATATTGGAAAAtcttaaattcataaaaataaataaataaataaataaaggcttCATTCAATCCAAATTATTTCAGACATTTTTAGTTCTAAAAGAATTTAAATCCTCACAACTACATATGACACTTGttttaagattatattttaaaataatattttaggtgGTAAACAAAACTTTAAGAATACAAACATCAAAGTCGAATAACTAAAGAAATtactacaaaatataaatttggggtgggagagaagagaaacttACTGTGCTGTCTATACCCATTAGTCTTGATTGAGTTCAACCATATttatgatttacacataaatatGCTATATTTACATGTTCATGAACATCTATATATATCATAGAAGCTGTAATATTTAGATATGAGACATTTCAGAATACAtgttatttagagatataagtCACAATCTTGATAATGTGAACATGTATTTTTCCTCCTAGTTTTGGGTTGTATGTTAATACTAACAATCTTATAACTTCAGCAATCTGATGGCTCTGTGAGTTATTAACTCCACAGATTTTTCAGTGGAAGAaattggagagacagagacacagaaagacagacagagggaagaaaagagcagaggaaaagagagagaagagaagagaaaagaagagaagagaagagctcaaaagagaaTGGGTTTGACTTGGATAATAAACCAAGTCATTAACAAGCTTtcacataaaagtaaaaaataaaatctttaaaatgctaGTATTATTTCCAGACAGTGTTGTCAGCATGACAACTTACAGGAAATACTTCATTTTCTCATACAAGCCCTGTATTTATTCACAGCCCTGGcatactactaaaaaaaaaaaaaaaattctcaccgTTTTggagtttgtttgcttttatacATTAATGTGGTGGAATATCTGAGACAGATTTCTAGTTGAATGCACATCATGTAAGAAGTTCAAAAACAGTGTATGCAGTTCAGAAACTTTCATTCTCATTTCGTCCACGTCAAATACTGGCTTTCACCATTACTTTCCTTTGCCTCCTTGCATTTCTAACTCTGGTAGTCTTTTCCAAATGATCAAGTTTTCCTAAAACCAACAGGAAAGCAATTTGATGCCATCAAAATCCATAGGTTTTTCATTTCATCGCTAGAGATTTCTGATGGACTAGTTAGAAgagttttgctttcttatttattaGTCAAGGTAAGTGAAGTACAGGACTATAGTTATCATTTCTGGATGATTTCTGTCCCAGGCAGGCCCTATCTGGATTACCCCTTTGTACTTTTTCTAACTCTCTgacctcttcttctctctttcaggTAAATTTAGAAAAGTTTAACAAATCAATTTAACTTCTGCATAACTTAACTCTTTCTGACTTTACACTtcacatttcctcattttaaagtttactgccattttttttttcaaaagcagcATCAAACTGTAGAATAGTAGAGACAAAAAAATAATcgttttcaaatttaattttacttcGTCTCTAATCTTTGTCGCCCAAAACTTTCTAACGATCAGTATCCAGAAAGCTGAAAATATGAGGGTGGGAACGAGGAGGTGGAGGGAgttgggggggttgggggggtgaTGCTGAACCTAAAATTTACTAAATCGAAGATCCGGTCTCAATCCcgaaaaaaacataaattgcttTAAAGTCCTGAAGCCATAAAAGTTACTGCCTTCCCCGGGCAAACACCACCATCTCAGGCAGGTACAAACAAAAAAGCTCTCCAAGTCACAAAGCAACTTCAAACAACTACCACCCCAGGTCCCATCCTCAAATTGCTCATGGAGTCCTAGAATGGTGGAGATATTTGGAGGCACAGGGGTGTCTGCCATGGCCCTTCAAAAATTCCTTTCCCAAGACCAACATCAAAGCCCAGGGAACACCAGCTTCAGAAGGCTGAGAGACTGCCTGCCTAGCCCATCATGGGCTACTTAAATTCAAACTATTGTGATAGTTTTTAATAATTAGCCCCACTGTCACCAATACCCCAAACACACTTTCCCATCACGGACTAAAAAGGATACTTCTTCACAGCCCCCATTCATTTAAAGAAGCGAACCTTTCTTAAAGCCCTGTCATACAAAATGAAAATCGCAAAAGCAACTGGCCCAAGTCTCTAGAAACTACTCCCGACAGAGACAACAGAATATGGGGACACTGCAACTTTGActttaaagagagagagggaaaaaaagttttatgccTGTGTCTGATAGTTTTCTCAAAGCCATCCAAGAATCAGGTCCTCGTTGCCATTTAGAGGACCAGGAAACGGACCCCATTCgctttccctctcttcttatATTCCTTCCCAACCTTAAAAAGTTTCTCCCAACTTACTACTCTTCATGATGGTCTCTAGTTTCTGCCCCGCTTGTCATGATTCCCATAAAActtccagcagcagcagcagtaacaacagcagcagcagcagtaacaacagcagcagcagcagcagcagccagggCTATGACTGCAGCAGCTCCTCAGTTGCAACCTCCTCCTGCTCTTCTACTTTGCCCGATGGTGGGgaattaaaatcagaaagaaagagacgagggggagaggagaatggggggaaagggagggggtgggggggacacCAGTCCTGAAACTTCTTTTTTGGCAAATGGGGatttgtttttcctcctcctcagcaGCTGAACTTgaccctcctgactccaggggcTACTGCAGTTTGAAGTCGCCAATTTCCAGGGCTCACATGCCTTTGACCCACCaaaaccggggggggggggggggtagagaaaagaaaagaaaagggggaaaaagaaagaaaacacacacgCATAAAAAAAATGCATGTGAAATCCGAGAACCCGCTCTGCTTTGctttttactctctctctctcctttttgcaAAGAAAGTCACTTTTAATTCCCAATCCTCTCTCAGCTCACCCACATTTCGCACACACAGAGAACACTTTAGCATGGCCACACTCAACGTGCGCAATATTATCTTACGTAGCGAGAAAGAAAAGCTGATCACCCCCatgcctttctttttcctcctgctgatctctctttctccttctttgcctttttttccctcctccttacCTGTTGATTAATCGGCAATAATAACCTCAGCAGCCCGAAAGATGGTGGAGCGGTGGCTAGAGCCATGAACCGTCTTCTGTTGTTTGCAGAGTTGATCTTGGATtattcggggggggggggggggggggggggggggggggggggggggggggagaaaaaaaggtttttcctgcctccccccctctcttttccctcccccccctcttttaaagagagagagagaaagagaaaggaaatagatctaggatGTGCCTGATGtgggtttttgggttttgtttttttttttgcttttctgttttaaagaagaaaaaaaaaagcgaaAACCCAGGGTCTGGAGCAACAACAAGCACCAAAAAAGAGGAGGCTTTAG of the Sarcophilus harrisii chromosome 1, mSarHar1.11, whole genome shotgun sequence genome contains:
- the LOC116420681 gene encoding putative uncharacterized protein DDB_G0271974, producing the protein MMVSSFCPACHDSHKTSSSSSSNNSSSSSNNSSSSSSSQGYDCSSSSVATSSCSSTLPDGPRALRQFQDTNTINIKGAFAEESATPA